The following coding sequences lie in one Pseudoalteromonas sp. Scap06 genomic window:
- the gspI gene encoding type II secretion system minor pseudopilin GspI, protein MKKYQGFTLLEVLVALSICAMAGIAAMQATGEHIHHLSSIEEQTYGSWVAENVLVEQRTKGEKWQGKNGTRGTEMMAGIEWFWRQDVVPTADKSFVKVTINVFTDDKYENSIYELSTYLNKGKP, encoded by the coding sequence ATGAAAAAATACCAAGGTTTTACCTTATTAGAAGTCTTAGTTGCGCTAAGTATTTGTGCTATGGCGGGTATTGCTGCAATGCAAGCAACTGGTGAGCATATTCATCACTTATCTAGCATTGAAGAGCAAACGTATGGCTCATGGGTAGCTGAGAATGTATTGGTAGAACAACGAACGAAAGGCGAAAAATGGCAAGGTAAAAATGGTACCCGCGGTACTGAGATGATGGCGGGGATTGAATGGTTTTGGCGCCAAGATGTTGTGCCCACTGCGGATAAGAGCTTTGTAAAGGTCACTATTAATGTGTTTACAGATGATAAGTATGAAAATTCAATTTATGAGTTAAGTACTTACCTAAATAAAGGTAAGCCATAA
- the gspC gene encoding type II secretion system protein GspC, protein MEQHVQQFKHLLSRLPHARLSAMVMVLVVVYIAFLLSKLMWLLWPQPITSPLVPISHSSQAMGGNNQSIDSIIEQFLFGKVNVTKNTNTASQTKVINNAPETRLSINLTGIVAVSNDDKAGMAIIESQGRQTSYLVEDVVQGTRAKVSQILPDRVILDVSGRFETLMLDGLDFTKTVSMPVLAARDESEMGPLAPSAQSDEQIDATANLEVKEALIETREELLEEPGKLFDYIRVSQAMNDGELIGYRLSPGKEPELFKQMGLQNNDLAVAINGYQLTDLKQAMAAMNELRNSTDATITIERDGEQIDVLFSLQ, encoded by the coding sequence ATGGAACAGCACGTTCAACAATTTAAACATTTATTAAGCCGTTTACCGCACGCGAGATTAAGTGCAATGGTTATGGTTTTAGTTGTTGTTTATATTGCATTTTTATTATCAAAATTGATGTGGTTATTATGGCCGCAGCCAATAACATCGCCCCTTGTTCCTATTAGTCACTCTAGCCAAGCAATGGGCGGTAATAACCAGTCTATAGATTCGATCATTGAGCAATTTTTATTTGGTAAAGTAAATGTAACAAAAAATACCAATACTGCTTCGCAAACTAAAGTTATCAATAATGCCCCTGAAACGCGTCTTAGTATTAACTTAACCGGTATTGTTGCTGTGAGTAATGATGATAAAGCGGGAATGGCTATTATTGAGTCACAAGGTCGCCAGACGAGTTATTTAGTGGAGGATGTGGTGCAAGGTACACGTGCGAAAGTATCGCAAATACTCCCAGATCGTGTGATTTTAGATGTAAGTGGCCGCTTTGAAACCTTAATGCTTGATGGACTCGACTTTACTAAAACAGTATCAATGCCAGTACTCGCTGCACGAGATGAGTCTGAAATGGGACCTTTAGCGCCTTCAGCACAAAGCGATGAACAAATTGATGCCACTGCCAACCTTGAGGTGAAAGAAGCATTAATAGAAACTCGCGAAGAGCTTTTAGAAGAACCTGGTAAGCTATTTGATTATATACGTGTTTCTCAAGCGATGAATGATGGGGAACTTATAGGTTATCGTTTGAGTCCAGGTAAAGAGCCCGAACTATTTAAACAAATGGGATTACAAAATAACGATTTAGCCGTGGCAATTAACGGTTATCAATTAACAGATTTAAAACAGGCAATGGCAGCAATGAATGAGCTGCGAAACAGTACAGATGCAACTATCACAATAGAGCGTGATGGTGAGCAAATAGATGTACTATTTAGTCTGCAATAA
- the gspK gene encoding type II secretion system minor pseudopilin GspK, with protein sequence MNQKTSRGAALVIVLFIVALAAILAVEMSANLMLQVQRSTNLQSQQQAKWYAYGAEELAIKGLIQSKKDDPEKTTLAQPWAKQGDVKYPVDNGTLSGQLTDLQACLNLNALGAEPDSNSTNKTNPAHKALFAILENIEDLPSDESEEGMADSVFDWLDKNSITYRSGAEEGEYLSRQFPYMTANNLFASVSELRLIKGFNPLVMEKVLPFVCVIPGSTLLSINVNTVTEEQALLFSGLIDELSVSGAQAVIAARPENGFDNIEEFFESVKQQGGKNIKAVEKLFSLKSEYFKLQTQAKFVDLRFSMTTLLYASNGEVTILARKFGGVQ encoded by the coding sequence ATGAATCAAAAAACATCACGCGGCGCGGCGTTAGTTATTGTGTTATTTATTGTCGCGCTGGCTGCTATTTTAGCCGTAGAAATGAGTGCGAACTTAATGTTACAGGTACAAAGAAGTACTAACTTGCAAAGTCAGCAACAGGCTAAATGGTATGCTTATGGCGCTGAAGAATTAGCTATTAAAGGCTTAATTCAAAGTAAAAAAGACGATCCAGAAAAAACCACCTTAGCGCAGCCGTGGGCAAAGCAAGGTGATGTTAAGTATCCAGTTGATAACGGCACGTTAAGCGGTCAGTTAACTGATTTACAAGCTTGTTTAAACTTAAATGCGCTTGGTGCTGAGCCTGACTCAAACAGTACTAATAAAACGAACCCTGCGCATAAAGCGTTGTTTGCCATATTAGAAAATATAGAAGACTTACCCAGTGATGAGTCTGAAGAAGGTATGGCTGATAGTGTTTTTGACTGGTTGGATAAAAATAGTATTACGTATCGCTCAGGAGCTGAAGAGGGCGAGTATTTATCGCGTCAGTTTCCGTACATGACAGCAAATAACCTATTTGCTTCGGTATCTGAACTGCGTTTAATTAAAGGGTTTAACCCTTTAGTGATGGAAAAGGTGCTGCCTTTTGTCTGTGTGATCCCTGGCAGTACGTTACTTTCAATTAATGTTAATACGGTCACTGAAGAGCAAGCTTTATTGTTCAGTGGCCTAATAGACGAACTGAGTGTTTCGGGTGCTCAAGCGGTAATTGCAGCGCGACCTGAAAATGGCTTTGATAATATTGAAGAGTTTTTTGAGTCTGTTAAACAACAAGGCGGCAAAAATATCAAAGCAGTAGAAAAACTTTTTAGTTTAAAAAGTGAATATTTTAAATTACAAACGCAGGCAAAATTTGTTGATTTGCGTTTTTCGATGACCACATTACTGTATGCCAGCAATGGCGAGGTAACGATACTGGCGCGAAAATTTGGAGGCGTACAGTGA
- the gspF gene encoding type II secretion system inner membrane protein GspF produces MAAFEYRALDGRGKEKKGILEADTAKQVRQLLRDQKLTPLEVVPAAQDDKQVKGQKAPLLGSLFKPTISTADLALITRQLATLIQSALPVEGAVMAVAEQCEKPRLKRMLMSVRSKVVEGYTLADGMSEFPHVFDDLYRAMVAAGEKSGHLDQVLNRLADYTEQRQHMRSQITQAMVYPIILVVFAIGIVSVLLGTVVPKILKTFEKTKQVLPWTTEWVMAGSHFVQNYWFISLLVITATAVGIKYALKKPKVRFWWDAKVLHMPGIGKVARGINTARFARTLSILSSSSVPLLEGMRISGGVLVNEKIKQAVADAAERVSEGASLRASLQQTKLFPPMMLHMIASGEKSGELEQMLERAANNQDREFESMVNVSLKLLEPAMIASMAVIVLFIVMAILQPIMAMNKAVGL; encoded by the coding sequence ATGGCAGCGTTTGAATACCGCGCATTAGATGGCCGGGGAAAAGAAAAAAAAGGTATTTTAGAAGCCGATACAGCTAAGCAAGTTCGTCAGCTTCTGCGCGATCAAAAGCTTACACCACTTGAGGTTGTGCCTGCTGCGCAAGATGACAAACAAGTTAAAGGTCAAAAAGCTCCTTTACTCGGTTCTTTATTTAAACCAACCATATCAACAGCCGATCTCGCTTTGATCACTCGTCAGCTTGCAACCTTAATTCAGTCTGCCCTACCTGTAGAAGGGGCGGTAATGGCGGTTGCTGAGCAGTGTGAAAAACCACGCTTAAAACGTATGTTAATGTCGGTGCGCTCTAAAGTAGTGGAAGGTTATACCCTGGCTGATGGGATGAGTGAGTTTCCGCATGTATTTGACGATTTATACCGCGCTATGGTGGCGGCAGGTGAAAAGTCAGGTCACTTAGATCAAGTGCTCAACAGGCTAGCTGATTATACCGAGCAGCGCCAACATATGCGCAGTCAAATTACGCAGGCTATGGTGTATCCGATTATTTTGGTGGTGTTTGCTATTGGTATTGTTTCGGTGTTATTAGGTACCGTAGTACCTAAAATATTAAAAACGTTCGAAAAAACCAAACAAGTTTTACCTTGGACTACCGAGTGGGTTATGGCGGGTAGTCATTTTGTGCAAAATTACTGGTTTATAAGTTTACTGGTGATCACCGCTACCGCGGTTGGAATCAAGTATGCGCTTAAAAAACCTAAGGTACGGTTTTGGTGGGATGCAAAAGTATTACATATGCCAGGCATAGGTAAAGTTGCTAGAGGGATTAATACCGCGCGCTTTGCTCGTACTTTAAGTATTTTATCGTCAAGTTCAGTACCGCTACTAGAAGGAATGCGTATTTCTGGTGGGGTATTAGTTAACGAAAAAATCAAACAAGCTGTGGCTGATGCCGCAGAAAGAGTAAGTGAAGGGGCAAGCCTACGTGCTTCACTGCAGCAAACTAAGTTGTTTCCACCAATGATGCTGCATATGATAGCCAGTGGTGAAAAGTCTGGTGAACTTGAGCAAATGTTAGAGCGAGCCGCTAACAATCAAGATCGCGAGTTTGAAAGTATGGTCAATGTGTCATTAAAATTATTAGAACCCGCAATGATTGCCTCTATGGCAGTCATTGTACTGTTTATAGTAATGGCAATTTTGCAGCCAATTATGGCAATGAATAAGGCTGTTGGCCTTTAA
- the gspD gene encoding type II secretion system secretin GspD, with amino-acid sequence MVQVLHLKKIKKGLAKYAALFLAASLSMSVAAVEYAANFKGTDINEFINIVGKNLNKTIIIDPNVRGKVNVRSYELMDEALYYQFFLNVLEVYGYSAVEMDNNIIKIEKSSDAKKSNVPLITADSQALGDMMITRVVRVKNVSVQELGPLVRQFSDQKDGGHVANFNAANVMMLTGHAASVNRLVEIIRSVDQAGDKRVDIVKLKFATADDVVSVVENIYKDSGKGSVPEFLIPKVVADGRTNSVIVSGEGQARTRAIELIKRLDGELESQGNTKVFYLNYAKAEDLVKVLQGVSKSLAEDSKGGATKTRSSNKNDTSIEAHPDSNSLVITAQPDTMRSLESVIARLDIRRAQVLVEAIIIEVMEGDGVNFGLQWISEEGGMLQFNNGTTVPVGALAVAAEQARDTTITKTIIGTETGTPTEYDETKEGDYGPLASLLGGINGLAMGVIKNDWGAIVQAVSTDTNSNILATPSITTMDNEEASILVGQEVPIITGSQTGSNNTNPFQTVERQEVGIKLKVTPQINDGSAVQLTIEQEVSSVSGATAVDISVNKRAIKTTVMADDGGMVVLGGLIDEDVQESVSKVPLLGDIPILGHLFKSTNTTKRKRNLIVFIRPTIIRDGVSMNKLSFNKYNFIRGEQFKKREDGINLMPMSDTPILPEWNDELLLPPTYEEHLRKQNAQERNDD; translated from the coding sequence ATGGTTCAGGTGCTACACCTCAAAAAAATTAAAAAAGGGTTAGCTAAGTATGCAGCACTTTTTTTAGCGGCAAGTCTTTCTATGTCGGTTGCTGCTGTTGAATATGCTGCTAACTTTAAGGGCACAGATATTAATGAGTTTATTAATATTGTTGGCAAAAACCTTAATAAAACCATCATTATTGATCCTAACGTGCGTGGCAAAGTAAATGTACGTAGTTATGAATTAATGGATGAGGCGCTTTACTATCAGTTCTTTTTAAATGTTTTAGAAGTTTACGGTTATTCAGCCGTTGAAATGGACAACAACATAATAAAAATAGAAAAAAGCTCAGATGCTAAAAAATCAAACGTGCCATTAATTACTGCTGATAGCCAAGCGCTTGGCGATATGATGATTACACGGGTTGTGCGAGTTAAAAATGTAAGCGTACAAGAGTTAGGCCCTTTAGTTCGCCAATTTAGCGATCAAAAAGACGGTGGTCACGTTGCTAACTTTAACGCGGCCAACGTAATGATGCTAACTGGTCATGCAGCCTCGGTTAACCGCTTAGTAGAAATTATTCGCTCTGTTGATCAAGCGGGTGATAAGCGAGTCGATATCGTTAAGCTCAAGTTTGCAACGGCTGATGATGTTGTCTCAGTAGTTGAAAATATCTATAAAGATAGTGGTAAGGGTAGCGTACCTGAGTTTTTAATTCCTAAAGTCGTAGCTGATGGTCGTACTAATAGTGTGATTGTCAGTGGTGAAGGCCAAGCACGCACACGTGCCATTGAGCTCATTAAACGTTTAGATGGAGAACTGGAAAGCCAAGGTAATACCAAAGTGTTTTACCTCAATTACGCAAAGGCCGAAGATTTAGTAAAAGTACTCCAAGGTGTGAGCAAATCGCTGGCAGAGGACTCAAAAGGTGGGGCAACCAAAACTCGCAGTAGTAATAAGAACGACACTAGCATTGAAGCTCATCCAGATTCTAATTCATTAGTTATTACCGCTCAGCCAGATACAATGCGTTCACTAGAGTCTGTTATTGCGCGCTTAGATATTCGCCGCGCACAAGTACTAGTGGAAGCCATTATAATTGAAGTAATGGAAGGCGATGGCGTTAACTTTGGTCTGCAATGGATTTCAGAAGAAGGCGGCATGCTGCAATTTAATAATGGTACCACTGTGCCTGTCGGTGCTTTAGCTGTAGCTGCTGAGCAAGCTCGTGACACAACAATAACTAAAACAATTATTGGAACAGAGACGGGTACTCCAACTGAATATGATGAAACAAAAGAAGGCGACTACGGCCCGCTTGCATCATTACTTGGTGGTATTAATGGTTTAGCTATGGGAGTGATTAAAAACGATTGGGGCGCAATCGTACAAGCGGTTTCAACTGATACTAATTCTAATATTCTAGCGACTCCCTCTATTACCACTATGGATAACGAAGAAGCGTCTATTTTAGTTGGCCAAGAAGTGCCAATTATTACTGGCTCGCAAACAGGTAGTAATAATACGAACCCATTCCAGACGGTTGAGCGCCAAGAAGTGGGTATAAAGCTTAAAGTGACACCGCAAATTAATGATGGTTCAGCGGTACAGTTGACTATAGAACAAGAAGTTTCCAGTGTAAGTGGTGCAACGGCAGTTGATATTTCAGTCAATAAGCGCGCAATTAAAACAACCGTAATGGCAGATGATGGCGGCATGGTGGTATTAGGCGGCTTGATAGATGAAGATGTACAAGAAAGCGTGTCAAAAGTGCCATTACTAGGCGACATCCCTATTTTAGGGCACTTATTTAAGTCAACTAATACAACAAAGCGTAAGCGTAATCTTATTGTATTTATAAGACCGACCATTATTCGCGATGGCGTTAGTATGAATAAACTTAGCTTTAATAAATATAACTTTATTCGCGGTGAACAATTTAAAAAACGTGAAGATGGTATTAATTTAATGCCAATGTCAGACACACCTATTTTACCTGAGTGGAATGACGAATTGTTGTTACCACCAACGTATGAAGAGCATTTACGCAAACAAAATGCACAAGAGCGTAATGATGACTAA
- the gspL gene encoding type II secretion system protein GspL — protein sequence MTEILLIRTGQTEQDLLNWLIYSPQEQEIIASGELQNANQLSELTEKALTRELVVLLPCDQVQLKTVTLPTKWSRKLEQALPYMLEEDIACDIDDVYIALGEPTMVDEQHAIKIALTNRDWFEHWLEVFEQHQLTPYQIVPDALLLPSAEESCVTAIELNKQWLFKQGDWHISAVESSWLNEYLVALGNPDIKHYSPADQFPEALNLYPQTSDYELPLALFAKQLDKLKFNLRQGPYTLKKKTALWWGYWKSAAIISVVALVSSVTIKAVELHQLNSQLEVAKSQVVERYQKAFPGTRVRPHLIKNQIQGALNKVQGVSDAGFLDLTSKLVSVFSQVSEFTPQTLRFDKRRNELRIRARGKDFQTFGKVKAILEQQGVTVEQGSLNNDGDFIVGEIRLRGAQ from the coding sequence GTGACAGAGATACTGTTGATCCGCACGGGTCAAACCGAGCAAGATTTACTTAACTGGTTAATATACTCACCACAAGAACAAGAAATAATAGCCAGTGGCGAGCTACAAAATGCCAATCAGTTAAGTGAACTAACTGAAAAAGCATTAACCCGAGAACTTGTGGTACTTTTACCATGTGACCAGGTGCAATTAAAAACGGTGACACTGCCAACAAAGTGGAGCCGTAAATTAGAGCAAGCATTGCCCTATATGCTCGAAGAAGATATTGCATGTGATATAGACGACGTTTATATCGCGCTTGGGGAGCCAACTATGGTTGATGAGCAGCATGCAATTAAGATTGCGCTAACGAACCGTGATTGGTTTGAGCACTGGTTAGAAGTATTTGAACAACATCAACTCACTCCGTATCAAATAGTACCGGATGCATTACTATTGCCAAGCGCTGAAGAGTCATGTGTTACTGCCATCGAACTTAATAAACAGTGGCTCTTTAAACAAGGTGACTGGCACATTAGCGCGGTTGAAAGCAGTTGGCTAAACGAGTATTTAGTAGCATTAGGCAACCCAGATATCAAGCATTACAGCCCCGCTGATCAGTTTCCTGAAGCACTTAACTTATATCCGCAAACAAGTGACTATGAGTTACCGTTAGCATTATTTGCTAAACAACTTGATAAACTTAAGTTTAATTTGCGTCAAGGACCTTACACCCTTAAAAAGAAAACTGCGTTATGGTGGGGTTACTGGAAAAGTGCTGCCATTATTAGTGTGGTTGCCTTGGTATCAAGTGTGACTATTAAAGCGGTTGAATTGCATCAGCTTAATTCGCAGCTAGAAGTAGCTAAATCGCAAGTAGTAGAGCGATATCAAAAAGCCTTTCCCGGCACACGAGTACGCCCTCATTTAATTAAAAATCAAATACAGGGTGCATTGAATAAAGTACAAGGTGTTAGCGATGCTGGCTTTTTAGATTTAACCAGTAAATTGGTTAGCGTGTTTTCGCAAGTGAGTGAGTTTACGCCACAAACATTACGCTTTGACAAACGCCGTAATGAATTGCGCATTCGAGCGCGTGGTAAAGACTTTCAAACTTTTGGTAAGGTTAAAGCCATTCTAGAGCAGCAAGGGGTTACTGTTGAGCAGGGCTCGTTAAATAATGATGGCGATTTTATCGTCGGCGAAATCAGACTGCGAGGTGCACAATGA
- the gspJ gene encoding type II secretion system minor pseudopilin GspJ, which yields MKQRGFTLLEVMVALGVLAFVIMATHQILDTTTRAKEASDEKIAELNGLQTAFRLMDQDFSQMTKRQVRNEAGDFQESYLLAGRYILESQLDGIAFVRDGWMNPINLLPRSELQAVGYRVIDDNLERVYRIYVDQLDNMEPRSQVVLADVEELKFEFLDGNAEWQENWQIKALPKAVAVTLKQMNAEPIRRVFLVPGLGKELPKPVNDGTNQSQPNGRGTP from the coding sequence GTGAAGCAGCGCGGTTTTACATTATTAGAAGTGATGGTGGCACTAGGAGTGTTGGCGTTTGTTATTATGGCCACCCACCAAATACTTGATACCACCACGCGTGCCAAAGAAGCATCAGATGAAAAAATTGCTGAGCTAAATGGGTTACAAACAGCCTTCAGGCTAATGGATCAAGACTTTAGCCAAATGACTAAACGCCAAGTGCGTAATGAAGCTGGGGATTTTCAAGAGAGTTACTTACTTGCAGGGCGCTACATTTTAGAAAGCCAGCTTGATGGCATTGCCTTTGTGCGTGATGGTTGGATGAATCCCATTAATTTACTTCCTCGCTCAGAGCTGCAAGCTGTTGGTTATCGAGTAATTGATGACAACTTAGAACGAGTATATCGCATTTATGTTGATCAACTTGATAATATGGAGCCTCGTAGCCAAGTTGTTTTAGCTGACGTAGAAGAGCTTAAATTTGAGTTTTTAGATGGTAACGCAGAGTGGCAAGAAAACTGGCAAATTAAGGCGTTACCTAAAGCGGTAGCTGTAACGTTAAAGCAAATGAACGCAGAACCAATTAGGCGCGTTTTTTTAGTGCCAGGACTCGGTAAAGAGCTACCAAAACCGGTTAATGATGGTACTAACCAATCGCAACCAAATGGCCGAGGAACGCCTTGA
- the gspE gene encoding type II secretion system ATPase GspE, which translates to MTNAIEDINQDVVHPITHSNDEQLAQDDLIELPAKRLPFSYARRVGALLSKHKDNQIVYYRGELDVDVLLEVRRIAGHGFTLEQLEDDKFELLLEASYQRDSSETQQMMEDIGNEVDLFSLADELPQTEDLLAGDDDAPIIKLINAMLSEAIKEGASDIHIETFEQELVIRFRVDGVLKEVLKPNRKLASLLVSRIKVMAKLDIAEKRIPQDGRISLRIAGRAVDVRVSTMPSSFGERVVLRLLDKNNARLNLEDLGMTARNRELFADLISKPHGIILVTGPTGSGKSTTLYAGMSQINSRDRNILTVEDPIEYEIPGIGQTQVNTKVDMTFARGLRAILRQDPDVVMVGEIRDLETAQIGVQASLTGHLVMSTLHTNTASGAITRMEDMGVEPFLLSSSLLGVLSQRLVRTLCNSCKEGHVADERECELLGVPFDNAPTIYRAVGCEECNFNGYRGRTGIHELLVVDETIREMIHSGKGEQSVEKYIRKHSPSIRQDGCSRVLAGKTTLEEVLRVTREEG; encoded by the coding sequence ATGACTAATGCGATAGAAGATATTAATCAAGATGTTGTTCATCCAATTACTCATAGTAATGATGAACAGCTTGCTCAAGATGACTTAATTGAACTGCCTGCAAAACGTTTGCCGTTTTCTTATGCCAGACGTGTTGGCGCGTTACTCAGTAAGCATAAAGATAACCAAATTGTGTATTACCGTGGTGAGCTTGATGTTGATGTATTATTAGAAGTGCGTCGTATTGCAGGACATGGCTTTACACTTGAGCAACTAGAAGATGATAAGTTTGAGCTATTACTAGAAGCATCGTATCAACGTGATAGCTCAGAAACTCAGCAAATGATGGAAGATATTGGTAATGAGGTTGATTTATTCTCACTAGCTGATGAGCTCCCTCAAACAGAAGACTTGCTTGCCGGTGACGACGATGCACCTATTATAAAGCTGATTAATGCCATGCTCAGTGAGGCAATTAAAGAAGGCGCCTCTGATATCCACATTGAAACGTTTGAGCAAGAGCTGGTTATTCGTTTTCGGGTGGATGGCGTACTCAAAGAAGTTCTAAAGCCTAATCGTAAACTAGCCTCTTTGTTGGTATCGCGTATTAAAGTAATGGCCAAACTCGATATTGCAGAAAAACGCATACCGCAAGATGGCCGTATTAGTTTACGTATCGCTGGGCGCGCTGTAGATGTGCGTGTGTCGACTATGCCATCGAGCTTTGGTGAGCGAGTGGTACTGCGTTTGCTTGATAAAAACAATGCACGTTTAAACTTAGAAGACTTAGGTATGACAGCTCGAAACCGAGAGCTGTTTGCCGACTTAATTAGCAAGCCTCACGGTATAATTTTAGTAACAGGCCCTACAGGCTCTGGTAAAAGTACCACGCTATATGCAGGTATGAGCCAAATTAACTCGCGGGATCGCAATATTTTAACGGTTGAAGATCCAATCGAGTACGAAATTCCTGGCATTGGCCAAACACAGGTTAATACCAAGGTTGATATGACTTTTGCCCGTGGTCTGCGCGCTATTTTACGTCAAGATCCTGATGTAGTTATGGTCGGTGAGATACGAGATTTAGAAACAGCCCAAATTGGTGTACAAGCATCACTTACTGGCCACTTAGTTATGTCTACGTTACATACTAATACCGCCTCAGGCGCAATCACTCGTATGGAAGATATGGGCGTTGAGCCGTTTTTATTATCGTCTTCATTACTAGGGGTATTATCCCAGCGCTTGGTACGTACTTTATGTAATAGCTGTAAAGAAGGTCACGTTGCAGATGAGCGTGAATGTGAATTACTCGGCGTACCGTTTGACAATGCTCCAACGATTTACCGCGCGGTAGGATGTGAAGAGTGTAACTTTAATGGCTACCGAGGTCGTACTGGTATTCACGAGTTATTAGTCGTCGACGAAACCATTCGTGAAATGATCCACAGCGGTAAAGGTGAGCAAAGCGTAGAGAAATACATTCGTAAACACAGCCCAAGCATTCGTCAAGATGGCTGCAGCCGTGTGCTTGCAGGTAAAACAACGCTTGAAGAAGTGCTGCGCGTAACGCGTGAGGAAGGCTAA
- the hslR gene encoding ribosome-associated heat shock protein Hsp15, with protein sequence MTKKTKLNDSSENADALKVRLDKWLWAARFYKTRAIAREMVQGGKVHYNGQRSKASKIVEIGAVIKLAQGVDEKTITVLNILEKRQSAPIAQTMYQESDASIAKREENSIARKNNSFFAPHPDKKPDKKQRRELLKMKSS encoded by the coding sequence ATGACAAAGAAAACTAAACTCAATGACAGCTCAGAAAACGCTGACGCACTTAAAGTGAGGTTGGACAAATGGTTATGGGCGGCTCGATTTTATAAAACGCGTGCAATAGCTCGAGAAATGGTACAAGGCGGCAAAGTACATTATAATGGGCAACGCAGTAAGGCTAGTAAAATTGTAGAAATTGGCGCAGTTATAAAGCTAGCTCAAGGCGTTGATGAAAAAACCATCACAGTATTAAATATACTTGAAAAGCGCCAAAGCGCCCCCATTGCACAGACCATGTATCAAGAATCTGATGCTAGTATTGCTAAGCGTGAAGAAAATAGTATTGCACGCAAAAATAACAGTTTCTTTGCCCCTCATCCGGATAAAAAACCAGATAAAAAGCAAAGACGCGAACTTTTAAAAATGAAATCAAGTTAG
- the gspH gene encoding type II secretion system minor pseudopilin GspH — translation MRVNLKHLGAKQYGFSLIEILVVLVIIAFATKMVVYSLDGGAEEELDKQASRLHTTINAASEFAVLNQVELGLLVDQNTLEFLVFDGEKWTSFKREELFKPIEFDQQFKVTLNLEDLPWAQDNLLEQSNWRELMSGDNEDSLLELKKLKVPQVLLLSSADVSAFQLMLELKDQAEPVYFIEGKFAAPVDFRREPQ, via the coding sequence ATGCGGGTAAACCTTAAGCACCTAGGTGCAAAGCAATATGGTTTTAGTTTAATAGAGATTTTAGTGGTATTGGTGATCATCGCCTTTGCCACCAAAATGGTGGTATACAGCTTAGATGGCGGCGCAGAGGAAGAGCTAGATAAGCAAGCAAGTAGGCTGCATACCACCATTAATGCCGCATCGGAATTTGCCGTACTTAACCAGGTAGAGTTAGGTTTATTAGTTGATCAAAATACGCTTGAATTTTTAGTGTTTGATGGCGAAAAGTGGACCAGCTTTAAGCGGGAAGAGTTATTTAAACCAATTGAGTTTGACCAGCAATTTAAAGTAACACTTAATTTAGAAGACCTACCTTGGGCACAAGATAACTTATTAGAGCAGTCTAACTGGCGTGAGTTAATGAGTGGCGATAATGAAGATAGCTTATTAGAACTTAAAAAATTAAAAGTTCCTCAAGTACTTCTTTTATCCTCTGCTGATGTAAGTGCATTTCAGCTCATGCTTGAGTTAAAAGATCAGGCGGAGCCGGTATATTTTATTGAAGGTAAATTTGCTGCGCCAGTTGATTTTCGTCGAGAGCCCCAATAA
- the gspG gene encoding type II secretion system major pseudopilin GspG, with protein MNKQSGFSLLEVMVVLVIIGMIMSIVAPNIMGQQEEAAIDKAHLDIQQLEDAMSLYKLKNKSYPSTEQGLEALVTKTSIEPIPKRFPDGGFISKLPEDPWGKNYQLISPGEIGKFDIFSMGPDGEPATDDDIGNWDEDKQ; from the coding sequence GTGAATAAACAATCAGGTTTTTCTTTATTAGAAGTGATGGTGGTATTGGTTATCATCGGGATGATCATGTCGATTGTGGCACCTAATATTATGGGTCAGCAAGAAGAAGCGGCTATTGATAAAGCGCATTTAGATATTCAGCAGTTAGAAGATGCTATGAGTTTGTACAAGCTTAAAAATAAAAGCTACCCAAGTACAGAGCAAGGTTTAGAGGCATTAGTGACTAAAACTAGTATTGAGCCTATTCCAAAACGCTTCCCAGATGGTGGTTTTATTAGCAAATTACCAGAAGATCCGTGGGGTAAAAATTACCAACTAATTAGTCCAGGAGAGATTGGTAAGTTTGACATTTTTTCTATGGGACCCGATGGCGAACCGGCTACCGATGATGATATTGGTAACTGGGATGAAGATAAGCAGTAA